In a single window of the Pseudogemmatithrix spongiicola genome:
- a CDS encoding methylated-DNA--[protein]-cysteine S-methyltransferase, with protein MDATTDYARIERAIRYLDRERAAAPSLADVAAHVGLSESHFQRMFTRWAGISPKRFVQYRTAEMVKRLLRERRPVLETTYEAGLSGPGRLHDLVVNAEAVTPGELQRGGLGVTVRYGFHPTPFGDCLIAVTPRGVCHLAFVEPLSRTEALARLEHDWPLAQLTPDQAATRAAAAKAFPPPGSSAVPSLALHVKGTNFQLKVWKALLEIPVGDVTTYGAIATKLGDPKASRAVGAAVGANPVSYLIPCHRVIRASGELGGYAWGVERKKVMLRREAMLTER; from the coding sequence GACTGACTACGCGCGGATCGAGCGAGCGATCCGCTACCTCGACCGCGAGCGCGCCGCGGCACCGTCCCTGGCGGACGTCGCTGCGCACGTGGGCCTCAGTGAATCGCACTTCCAGCGCATGTTCACGCGCTGGGCAGGCATCAGCCCGAAACGCTTCGTGCAGTACCGCACGGCGGAGATGGTGAAGCGCCTGCTGCGCGAGCGGCGTCCGGTGCTCGAGACCACGTACGAGGCGGGACTGTCGGGCCCAGGGCGCCTGCATGACTTGGTCGTGAACGCCGAGGCCGTCACGCCGGGCGAGCTGCAGCGCGGCGGCTTGGGCGTGACGGTCCGGTACGGATTCCATCCCACGCCGTTCGGCGACTGCCTGATCGCCGTGACGCCGCGCGGGGTCTGCCATCTCGCGTTCGTCGAGCCGCTCTCGCGCACGGAAGCGCTCGCGCGCCTCGAGCATGACTGGCCCTTGGCGCAGCTCACGCCGGACCAAGCCGCCACGCGCGCAGCGGCGGCGAAGGCCTTCCCGCCGCCCGGCAGCAGCGCGGTGCCGTCGCTCGCGCTGCACGTGAAGGGGACGAACTTCCAGCTCAAGGTGTGGAAGGCGCTGCTGGAGATCCCCGTCGGCGACGTCACCACGTACGGGGCGATCGCCACGAAGCTGGGCGACCCCAAGGCCTCACGCGCCGTCGGCGCGGCGGTGGGCGCGAACCCCGTGAGCTACCTGATTCCCTGCCACCGCGTGATTCGCGCCAGTGGGGAGCTGGGAG